AGTCCTTTCCTTAGAACCCAACTAATACTATTTTTGTAAAAAGGATTATCTTTTTACTAAATGCGGCTTTTGCTTAACTGATCCTACTCCACGTTTCCTTATTATTATTTCTACCATATTTTGTAATCTTGCTTCCCAGGTAATTAAATTCTCTTACGCCATCTTTACTATAACCTTTGTTTATCATTTCTTCGCCAAGACATGACGAATCTCTTTCTTTTTCAGGTCCTTGGAGGTACGAGCGTCATGAACGGGATGATGTACATGAGAGGCAGCCGTCGGGATTACGACAGTTGGGCTGCATTTGGCAACGCTGGATGGGGTTATCAAGATGTGCTACCGTATTTCCTCAAGTCTGAGGACAATCTGCAGGCCCATCTGATGGATCCAGGTTACCACGGTGTTGGAGGTTACATGACTGTAACCCAGTTCCCTTATCATCCTCCACTATCGCATTCTATACTGCAAGCAGCCCGTGAAATGGGATATCAAGTAAGAGATCTCAATGGCGCATACCACACGGGTTTCGCAATCGCTCAGACAACGACTAGAAATGGTTCACGACTCAGCTCAAGCAAAGCCTTCTTGAGACCAAATAAGAACAGACCAAACCTTCACATTCTGTTGAATTCAACGGTGACCAAAATCCTCGTCAATGAATCTACCAAACAAGCCTATGGTGTCCAGCTGTTCAGAGGAGATACTGCCACAATGGAGACAATCTTGGCACGGAATGAGATCATCGTGGCAGGAGGTGCTGTTAATTCTCCACAAATCTTGCTTTTATCCGGGATCGGTCCAAGTGAAGAACTTCTCAAAGTTGGTGTTCCTGTTGTGCATAACCTCCCTGGTGTCGGACGTAACTTGCACAACCACGTGGCTTTCTTCCTGAATTTCTTCATCAACGACACGGACACACAGGCGCTCAATTGGGCCACTGCCATGGAATACCTGCTGTTCCGCGACGGGCTGATGTCAGGTACTGGTATATCTGAAGTGACAGGATTCGCCCACTCAAAGTTTTCCAATCCTAACGAGGACCATCCTGACCTTCAGTTCTTCTTTGGAGGCTTCCTAGCCAACTGTGCCAGGACTGGACAGGTCGGTGAAAGGTCTGACATGGACAACCCCAACGCGCGAAGAGTCATCAACATAATCCCCGCAGTATTACATCCCAAATCACGTGGATATCTCGCTCTGAGGAGTGCCAACCCTTTCGATCCTCCAAGGATCATCCCCAGGTATCTAACTCACCCCGATGACGTTGCGGCGCTCATAGACGGAATTAGATTCGCCATAAGGTTAACGGAGATGCCCGCCCTCAAGAGGTACGGATTCCAGC
This DNA window, taken from Anabrus simplex isolate iqAnaSimp1 chromosome X, ASM4041472v1, whole genome shotgun sequence, encodes the following:
- the Gld gene encoding glucose dehydrogenase [FAD, quinone], translating into MNCNCPVSQPGPTLASTCGGSAFMLFMGLLEVFIRSQCDLEDPCGRPESRIRLDPSYDFIVVGGGSAGAVVASRLSEIPHWNVLLVEAGLDEPTGTQVPSMFLNFFGSDIDWKYKTEPEEMACLGEVERRCSWPRGKVLGGTSVMNGMMYMRGSRRDYDSWAAFGNAGWGYQDVLPYFLKSEDNLQAHLMDPGYHGVGGYMTVTQFPYHPPLSHSILQAAREMGYQVRDLNGAYHTGFAIAQTTTRNGSRLSSSKAFLRPNKNRPNLHILLNSTVTKILVNESTKQAYGVQLFRGDTATMETILARNEIIVAGGAVNSPQILLLSGIGPSEELLKVGVPVVHNLPGVGRNLHNHVAFFLNFFINDTDTQALNWATAMEYLLFRDGLMSGTGISEVTGFAHSKFSNPNEDHPDLQFFFGGFLANCARTGQVGERSDMDNPNARRVINIIPAVLHPKSRGYLALRSANPFDPPRIIPRYLTHPDDVAALIDGIRFAIRLTEMPALKRYGFQLDTTPVPGCENFTFGCDAYWECAVRRNTGPENHQAGSCRMGPVGDPGACVDPELKVQGIDRLRVIDASVMPVVTSGNTNAPTVMIAEKGSDMIKERWFGRRSWQGWF